One Arcobacter arenosus DNA window includes the following coding sequences:
- a CDS encoding CerR family C-terminal domain-containing protein, whose protein sequence is MFEIKDNHLKLFEEFNLENTRDRLIKTAMEMFAEQGFDKTSVRELAKKANANIAAINYHFGGKEGLYQAVLEYIIDYMDSWAMPLVDAYDTFLKEQNGTFEMNKTINWIEEFIDTFITRAFESYESNILLHKIIVREQLKPSLGFNKIYSMASLKLAEHIISDLLNKISDTTDTDKIIIYTNSIIGLMHRFVSANSSVRAELNVKDFTESQKKDIKELIIYQVKNTLLQFLKG, encoded by the coding sequence TTGTTTGAAATTAAAGATAATCATTTAAAACTGTTCGAAGAATTTAATCTTGAAAATACAAGAGATAGACTTATTAAAACTGCTATGGAGATGTTTGCTGAACAAGGTTTTGATAAAACCTCTGTTAGAGAACTTGCAAAAAAAGCAAATGCAAATATTGCAGCAATAAACTATCACTTTGGTGGGAAAGAGGGACTTTATCAAGCTGTACTTGAATATATAATAGATTATATGGATTCTTGGGCAATGCCACTTGTGGATGCCTATGATACTTTTTTAAAAGAGCAAAATGGAACTTTTGAGATGAATAAAACAATCAATTGGATTGAAGAGTTTATTGATACTTTTATAACAAGAGCTTTTGAGTCATACGAATCAAATATCTTACTTCATAAAATCATTGTTAGAGAACAATTAAAACCAAGTTTAGGCTTTAACAAAATTTATAGTATGGCTTCTTTGAAATTAGCTGAACATATTATTAGTGACTTATTAAATAAAATTTCAGATACAACAGATACAGATAAAATTATCATCTATACAAATTCTATAATAGGTCTAATGCATAGATTTGTTTCTGCAAATAGTTCTGTTAGAGCAGAATTAAATGTTAAAGATTTTACTGAATCTCAAAAAAAAGATATTAAAGAACTTATTATCTATCAAGTAAAAAATACCCTTTTACAATTTTTAAAAGGGTAA
- a CDS encoding aminodeoxychorismate synthase component I, giving the protein MNEELKNILNKNGSLNEPFFFCISYDLSKFFVKPLKELPPDIKYSINEKVSSKIAKKHRIIKEPISYEEYKKRFDFIQEHIKAGNSYLLNLTSQTKIDPKLSLDEIYEKSRAKFKLKFFDDFVCFSPEKFIEIKKNKIYTHPMKGTIDSKIPNAEAMILGDKKEMAEHTMVVDLLRNDLGIVAKKIRVDKFRYIEKINAGEKKLLQVSSKISGHLEENWNEKIGDILTSILPAGSITGCPKKKTVEILKNCENYERDFYTGVFGVYENKTLNSAVMIRFIEKNKDGEFFYKSGGGITCDSDATSEFEELIDKIYLPF; this is encoded by the coding sequence TTGAACGAAGAACTAAAAAATATATTAAATAAGAATGGCTCTTTAAATGAGCCATTCTTTTTTTGTATCTCATATGACTTATCAAAATTTTTTGTAAAACCTTTAAAAGAACTTCCTCCTGATATAAAATATAGTATTAATGAAAAAGTTTCTTCTAAAATTGCAAAAAAACATAGGATTATAAAAGAACCAATATCTTATGAAGAGTATAAAAAAAGATTTGATTTTATACAAGAGCATATTAAAGCTGGAAATTCATATCTTTTAAACTTAACCTCTCAAACTAAAATTGATCCAAAACTATCCCTTGATGAGATTTATGAAAAATCAAGAGCGAAGTTTAAATTAAAATTTTTTGATGATTTTGTATGCTTTTCTCCTGAAAAATTCATCGAAATTAAAAAAAATAAAATATATACTCACCCAATGAAAGGGACAATTGATTCAAAAATCCCAAATGCAGAAGCTATGATCTTAGGTGATAAAAAAGAGATGGCTGAACATACTATGGTTGTAGATTTACTAAGAAATGACTTAGGAATTGTTGCAAAAAAAATAAGAGTTGATAAGTTTAGATATATCGAAAAAATCAATGCAGGGGAGAAAAAACTTCTACAAGTAAGTTCAAAAATTTCAGGACATCTTGAGGAGAATTGGAATGAAAAAATAGGGGATATTTTAACTTCTATTTTACCTGCTGGCTCTATTACTGGATGCCCAAAGAAAAAAACAGTTGAGATTTTAAAAAATTGTGAAAACTATGAAAGAGATTTTTATACTGGAGTTTTTGGTGTTTATGAAAATAAAACTTTAAATAGTGCAGTTATGATTCGTTTTATTGAAAAAAATAAAGATGGGGAGTTTTTTTATAAAAGTGGGGGAGGAATAACTTGTGATTCCGATGCTACAAGTGAGTTTGAAGAACTTATTGATAAAATATATTTACCCTTTTAA
- a CDS encoding aspartate carbamoyltransferase catalytic subunit, with product MQHLISTGDFTKDEILKLFDDARIFLDMEGSEVLKGKVIVNLFFENSTRTRGAFEMAAKRLGASVISLDVGTSSTAKGETIFDTVMNINAMRPDAIIIRHSDCNFHRTLVDYVDCPIINAGAGKNAHPTQALLDLFTITEHFDGQTEGKKVAIVGDIKSSRVAGSNKKLLPRFGMEVVFVAPDCFKSEDTEYRQVDNISEIIDEIDVVMSLRTQLERHNEIYFQSLHDYAKDYCITKDTFGDRDILLLHPGPVNRNVDISDEMLVDPRNKILEQVRNGVAVRMAVLKKLVVDQKK from the coding sequence ATGCAGCATTTAATTTCTACAGGAGATTTTACAAAAGATGAAATCTTAAAGCTATTTGATGACGCTAGAATCTTCCTAGATATGGAAGGAAGTGAAGTTTTAAAGGGTAAAGTAATAGTTAATTTATTCTTTGAAAATTCTACAAGAACAAGAGGCGCTTTTGAAATGGCCGCTAAAAGATTAGGTGCAAGTGTAATCTCTTTGGATGTAGGAACTTCTTCAACAGCAAAGGGTGAGACTATCTTTGATACAGTTATGAATATCAATGCGATGAGGCCTGATGCTATTATTATTAGACACTCTGATTGTAACTTTCATCGAACACTTGTAGATTATGTTGATTGTCCAATTATTAATGCCGGTGCAGGTAAAAATGCTCATCCTACTCAAGCTTTATTAGACCTTTTTACAATTACAGAACACTTTGATGGTCAAACAGAAGGTAAAAAAGTTGCAATTGTTGGAGATATAAAATCATCTAGAGTTGCTGGGTCAAATAAAAAATTATTACCAAGATTTGGTATGGAAGTTGTTTTTGTTGCTCCTGATTGTTTTAAATCTGAAGATACAGAATATAGACAAGTTGATAATATCTCTGAGATTATAGATGAGATTGATGTTGTTATGAGTTTAAGAACACAATTAGAAAGACATAATGAGATATATTTCCAGTCTTTACATGATTATGCAAAAGATTACTGTATTACAAAAGATACTTTTGGAGATAGAGATATTTTACTTCTTCACCCAGGTCCTGTAAATAGAAATGTTGATATCTCGGATGAGATGTTAGTAGACCCAAGAAATAAAATATTAGAGCAAGTTAGAAATGGTGTTGCAGTTAGAATGGCAGTTTTAAAAAAGCTTGTTGTAGACCAAAAAAAATAA
- a CDS encoding aspartate aminotransferase family protein yields the protein MLEQLDKQYVLNTYPRNYVNFKKGINATLYDENNKDYIDFTSGIGVVSVGHGNKEVADAIYEQVKNITHISNLYAIEPQAKLGEKIAKLSNMDVATFFANSGAEANEGAIKLARKYGETKFENKRYKVITLEHSFHGRTITTVKATGQSSFHSPSFAPYPDGFSFNPAIEDIYNSIDDETVAVMIELVQGEGGVQPFDKKEIQELAKFLKEQNILLIIDEVQTGIYRTGEFLATNLYEIEPDIITLAKGLGGGVPIGAVVTKHKDIFTPGDHGSTFGGNYLSTASANKVLDILEDYKNTGALDEAIIYFGNKLSEIYKKYPNIFTAQVGLGLMRGLRAKDGETLQEVIKKCFEEGVLVLKAGKNTMRLLPPLTITKDEINIGFERLDNALSKIK from the coding sequence ATGTTAGAACAATTAGATAAACAGTATGTATTAAATACCTATCCTAGAAATTACGTAAATTTTAAAAAAGGTATAAATGCAACACTTTATGATGAAAACAATAAAGATTATATAGATTTTACTTCAGGTATTGGAGTTGTATCTGTAGGTCATGGAAATAAAGAAGTAGCTGATGCAATTTATGAACAAGTAAAAAATATCACACATATTTCAAATCTATATGCAATAGAACCACAAGCTAAATTAGGTGAAAAAATAGCCAAATTATCAAATATGGATGTAGCAACATTTTTTGCAAATTCAGGAGCTGAAGCAAATGAAGGTGCTATTAAATTAGCAAGAAAATATGGTGAAACTAAATTTGAGAATAAAAGATATAAAGTTATCACTTTAGAACATTCATTTCATGGAAGAACAATTACAACTGTAAAAGCAACTGGTCAAAGCTCTTTTCATAGTCCAAGTTTTGCACCATACCCAGATGGATTTTCATTTAATCCTGCAATTGAAGATATTTATAACTCAATTGATGATGAAACTGTTGCAGTTATGATTGAACTTGTTCAAGGAGAAGGTGGAGTTCAACCATTTGATAAAAAAGAGATTCAAGAATTAGCAAAATTTTTAAAAGAACAAAACATACTTTTAATTATAGATGAAGTACAAACAGGTATATATAGAACTGGTGAATTTTTAGCAACTAACCTTTATGAGATTGAACCAGATATTATAACTTTAGCAAAAGGTTTAGGTGGTGGTGTTCCAATTGGAGCAGTTGTAACTAAACACAAAGATATATTTACTCCTGGTGACCATGGTTCAACATTTGGAGGAAATTACCTTTCAACTGCAAGTGCAAATAAAGTTTTAGATATTTTAGAAGATTATAAAAATACTGGTGCTTTAGATGAAGCTATAATCTATTTTGGGAACAAATTATCAGAAATATACAAAAAATATCCAAATATATTTACTGCCCAAGTTGGTTTAGGATTAATGAGAGGATTAAGAGCAAAAGATGGTGAAACTCTTCAAGAAGTTATTAAAAAATGTTTTGAAGAGGGTGTTCTTGTTCTAAAAGCAGGGAAAAATACTATGAGACTTTTACCTCCATTAACAATTACAAAAGATGAGATTAATATAGGATTTGAAAGGCTAGATAATGCACTCTCAAAAATTAAATAG
- a CDS encoding TolC family protein → MHSQKLNSLFLVSFLTFSLGLNAQDKLDENILSEDRLNLFEYNSKKNEENSSKLKKDWVNPITLSYAKSYTDTNNTTTSSISINQPIFKSGGIYSAIKYANANYEYNNFDIELQKKELIKTATTLLFNLNIIDLNIQKNELLLKNANIDVQRKKEQVLTGFLDTSTLDNAIIDANSIKNNLADLYYQKQELNYNFTNIASGDYRSFELPVLSLNDENTYLQNNLELAKAKADIKQNDNFVDMTISKYLPQVNANFNHKQNHEKDNGLPINENVNSYGFSVSIPLDIRTFNDIETQRINYLSSKLNLKNQELEEKNFYRTKLSKIKMYDNKKEIAKSDYELYSSLLEVIIEEKNAELKTQSDVNILKNSQEIRSIELKILELQKQIELLELYAKMS, encoded by the coding sequence ATGCACTCTCAAAAATTAAATAGTCTATTTTTAGTATCTTTTTTAACATTTTCTTTAGGCTTAAACGCCCAAGATAAATTAGATGAAAATATACTTTCAGAAGATAGGCTTAATCTTTTTGAATATAATAGTAAAAAAAACGAAGAGAACAGTTCAAAATTAAAAAAAGATTGGGTTAATCCTATAACCCTATCTTATGCGAAAAGTTACACCGATACAAACAACACTACAACTAGTTCTATAAGTATAAATCAACCTATATTTAAAAGTGGAGGAATCTATTCAGCTATTAAATATGCAAATGCAAATTATGAGTATAATAACTTTGATATAGAACTTCAAAAAAAAGAGTTAATTAAAACAGCAACTACTTTACTTTTTAATTTAAATATTATTGATTTAAATATTCAAAAAAATGAGCTTTTATTAAAAAATGCAAATATAGATGTCCAAAGGAAAAAAGAGCAAGTTTTAACGGGCTTTTTAGATACGTCTACTTTAGATAATGCTATTATTGATGCTAACTCAATAAAAAACAATCTTGCAGACTTGTATTACCAAAAACAGGAATTAAACTATAACTTTACAAATATTGCAAGCGGTGATTATAGAAGTTTTGAACTTCCAGTTTTATCTTTAAATGATGAAAATACATATTTACAAAACAATTTAGAATTAGCAAAAGCAAAGGCAGATATTAAACAAAATGATAATTTTGTAGATATGACTATCTCAAAATATTTACCTCAAGTAAATGCAAACTTTAACCATAAACAAAACCATGAAAAAGATAATGGACTGCCAATAAATGAAAATGTTAATAGCTATGGTTTTTCAGTTTCAATCCCTTTAGATATTAGAACTTTTAATGATATTGAAACACAAAGAATAAATTATCTAAGTTCGAAATTAAACCTAAAGAATCAAGAGTTAGAAGAAAAAAACTTTTATAGAACTAAACTTTCTAAAATAAAAATGTATGATAATAAAAAAGAGATTGCAAAAAGTGATTATGAACTTTACAGTTCTTTATTAGAAGTTATTATTGAAGAAAAAAATGCAGAATTAAAAACACAAAGTGATGTTAATATTTTGAAAAACTCTCAAGAGATTAGATCAATAGAGTTAAAAATTTTAGAACTTCAAAAACAAATAGAATTGCTTGAATTATACGCTAAAATGAGCTAA
- the pyk gene encoding pyruvate kinase, producing MYKTGYKKTKILATLGPASNSVEVIEGLVKAGANMFRLNFSHGSHEYHEETLKNIRTVMNKLDVTIGVLQDISGPKVRIGELKEKFELFQGDEITFLKEEIVGYKESDKKYIVSTNYPELLDKVKVDEYIYLYDGTIRAKVIKTGEKVVAVVENHGTLTSKKGINFPNTVIDINVITRKDEEDIAWGVKNKVDYFAISFVQNKNDMLSARKLLGDYQGKLIAKIEKFDAVENIDEIIEVSDGLMVARGDLGIEVPYYEVPTIQKTLIKKANEACIPVITATQMLLSMTHNERATRAEISDVANAVLDGTDAVMLSEESAVGIDPINTVRTMANIIAKTEEIYPYDKHNKLSYHDSFDVIQGTATKLADDIGAKGIIALTSSGLSGRKISRYRPKTNIYMFTHQRRVLNPMCGLWGVEPIAKIKEAGASKMIQKMLKLLDEKGYLDKSATYIATFGYPVGVPGSTNTIKILTPSELKYYLELPKDKK from the coding sequence GTGTATAAAACAGGCTATAAAAAAACTAAGATATTGGCTACACTTGGACCTGCAAGTAATAGTGTAGAGGTAATTGAAGGACTAGTTAAAGCTGGTGCAAATATGTTTAGATTGAATTTTTCTCACGGTTCACATGAATATCATGAAGAAACTTTAAAAAATATTAGAACTGTAATGAATAAACTTGATGTAACAATTGGAGTTTTACAAGATATTTCAGGACCAAAAGTAAGAATTGGTGAATTAAAAGAGAAGTTTGAACTTTTTCAAGGTGATGAAATAACATTTTTAAAAGAAGAGATTGTAGGATATAAAGAATCAGATAAAAAATATATTGTTTCTACAAACTATCCAGAACTATTAGACAAAGTAAAAGTTGACGAATATATCTATTTATACGATGGAACAATTAGAGCTAAAGTTATTAAAACAGGTGAAAAAGTAGTTGCAGTTGTTGAAAATCATGGTACTTTAACATCAAAAAAAGGTATTAACTTCCCAAATACTGTAATTGATATTAATGTAATTACAAGAAAAGATGAAGAGGATATTGCATGGGGTGTTAAAAACAAAGTTGATTACTTTGCAATTTCTTTTGTACAAAATAAAAACGATATGTTAAGTGCAAGAAAACTTCTTGGAGATTATCAAGGTAAACTTATTGCAAAAATTGAAAAGTTTGATGCCGTTGAAAATATTGATGAGATTATTGAAGTTTCTGATGGACTAATGGTTGCAAGGGGTGACTTAGGAATTGAAGTTCCTTATTATGAGGTTCCAACAATCCAAAAAACACTTATTAAAAAAGCAAATGAAGCTTGCATTCCTGTAATTACTGCAACACAAATGCTTTTATCAATGACTCACAATGAAAGAGCTACAAGAGCAGAAATTTCAGATGTTGCAAATGCCGTACTTGATGGGACTGATGCTGTTATGCTTTCAGAAGAGAGTGCAGTTGGTATAGATCCAATTAATACAGTTAGAACAATGGCAAATATTATTGCAAAAACTGAAGAGATTTATCCTTATGATAAACACAATAAATTATCTTATCATGATAGTTTTGATGTTATTCAAGGAACAGCAACAAAACTAGCTGATGATATTGGTGCTAAAGGTATTATTGCATTAACAAGTTCAGGTTTATCTGGTAGAAAAATCTCAAGATATAGACCTAAAACAAATATTTATATGTTTACACATCAAAGAAGAGTATTAAATCCAATGTGTGGATTATGGGGTGTTGAACCAATTGCAAAAATTAAAGAAGCTGGTGCTTCAAAAATGATACAAAAAATGTTAAAACTTTTAGATGAAAAAGGTTACTTAGATAAATCAGCAACATATATTGCTACATTTGGATACCCAGTTGGTGTTCCAGGAAGTACAAATACTATTAAAATTTTAACTCCATCAGAGTTGAAATATTATTTAGAATTACCAAAAGATAAGAAGTAA
- a CDS encoding OmpA family protein: protein MKKLSLFKQISSISVVVAILSGCAATQGTNTSSNSTSMNKTQSGALIGGILGAVIGASTSGGGTKRAVIGGAIGAAVGGGIGYSMDQQAKEVAQELNTNVNNNPNAALDPNSDLIVSNTDKYVKIMLRDSMVFETNSAIPTATAARKISKISDVLRKYPNTIVQVVGFTDNRGSYEYNQKLSNQRAANVGNTIYNSGIQNQIFSKGCSYNKPIAPNNTAQNMGLNRRVEIYLYANQQSIIDACVE, encoded by the coding sequence ATGAAAAAGTTATCACTTTTTAAACAAATCAGTTCAATCTCAGTTGTAGTAGCAATTTTATCAGGATGTGCTGCAACACAAGGTACAAACACATCATCAAATAGTACGTCAATGAATAAGACCCAATCAGGAGCACTAATTGGTGGTATTTTAGGAGCTGTTATTGGTGCTTCTACATCTGGAGGTGGTACAAAAAGAGCTGTAATAGGTGGTGCAATTGGTGCTGCTGTGGGTGGTGGTATTGGTTACTCTATGGACCAACAAGCAAAAGAAGTTGCACAGGAATTAAATACTAATGTAAATAATAATCCAAATGCCGCATTAGACCCAAATTCAGATTTAATTGTTTCAAATACCGATAAATATGTAAAAATTATGCTAAGAGATAGTATGGTGTTTGAAACAAACTCTGCTATACCAACGGCAACAGCAGCGAGAAAAATCTCTAAAATTTCTGATGTATTAAGAAAATACCCAAATACAATTGTTCAAGTTGTAGGTTTTACAGATAATAGAGGTTCATATGAATATAATCAGAAACTGTCAAATCAAAGAGCAGCAAATGTTGGAAATACAATCTATAATAGTGGTATACAAAATCAAATATTTTCAAAAGGTTGTTCTTACAATAAACCAATTGCTCCAAATAATACAGCTCAAAATATGGGTCTAAATAGAAGAGTAGAGATTTACCTCTATGCAAACCAACAATCTATTATTGATGCTTGTGTGGAATAA
- a CDS encoding peroxiredoxin: MLVTKKAPDFTATAVMADGQIKEDFNLYNNIGEKGAVLFFWPLDFTFVCPSEIIAFSKRVTDFEERGIQVIGCSIDSEFSHFAWRETAIENGGIGRVKFPMVADITKQISRDYDVLFGESVALRGSFLIDKDGTVRHAVINDLPLGRNIDEMIRMVDTMLFTNEHGEVCPAGWSKGDEGMKASTEGVAEYLGKNENKL, from the coding sequence ATGTTAGTAACAAAGAAAGCTCCAGATTTTACAGCAACAGCTGTAATGGCAGATGGTCAAATCAAAGAGGATTTTAATTTATATAATAATATTGGTGAGAAAGGTGCAGTTTTATTTTTCTGGCCTTTAGATTTTACTTTTGTTTGTCCATCAGAAATTATTGCATTCTCAAAAAGAGTAACTGATTTTGAAGAAAGGGGAATTCAAGTTATTGGGTGTTCAATTGATTCGGAATTTTCTCACTTTGCATGGAGAGAAACAGCTATTGAAAATGGTGGTATTGGTAGAGTAAAATTCCCAATGGTAGCAGATATCACAAAACAAATTTCAAGAGATTATGATGTATTATTTGGGGAATCTGTTGCATTAAGAGGTTCATTCTTAATTGACAAAGATGGGACAGTAAGACACGCAGTTATAAATGATTTACCATTAGGTAGAAACATCGATGAAATGATTAGAATGGTTGATACTATGTTATTTACTAATGAACATGGTGAAGTTTGTCCTGCTGGATGGAGTAAAGGTGATGAAGGTATGAAAGCATCTACGGAAGGTGTTGCTGAGTATTTAGGTAAAAATGAAAATAAACTATAA
- a CDS encoding SAM-dependent methyltransferase, with protein sequence MKNQKFSEYFNSWLYGKDGYYANYKQIGKQGDFYTSVSSSSFFGGSIAKRIVDKINSDELPNNTTILEIGAHHGYLLADIIQFIYTLKPELLSTLTFAIIERFDSLKQKQKEYLQQSFGEAIKLVHYDDISKVKLPHAFLVANEIFDAFPCELVFTKNDQLQLAYVQDHKIDFKKCEDKNIIEHCKKYKITKGEIGIGYKEFANTICTNIKKFEFVTFDYGDNYPRNDFSTRIYAKHEVFPIFEKNLELSSLYANSDITYDVNFKYLEDIFKELNVELVEYKTQMTALVDFGIIDLLEILKINSDENTYLRESAKVKTLLEPTGMGDRFKALIIRK encoded by the coding sequence ATGAAAAATCAAAAATTTAGTGAATACTTTAACTCTTGGCTATATGGCAAAGATGGTTATTACGCAAACTACAAACAAATAGGAAAACAAGGAGACTTCTACACCTCAGTATCAAGTTCTTCTTTTTTTGGTGGTAGTATTGCAAAAAGAATAGTTGACAAGATTAATTCTGATGAGCTTCCAAACAATACAACAATCTTAGAGATTGGTGCACATCATGGTTATTTATTGGCCGATATAATTCAATTTATTTATACTTTAAAACCTGAACTTTTAAGTACTCTAACCTTTGCTATAATTGAAAGATTCGATTCTTTAAAACAAAAACAAAAAGAATACTTACAACAATCCTTTGGTGAAGCTATAAAGTTAGTTCATTATGATGATATTAGTAAGGTTAAACTACCCCACGCTTTTTTAGTAGCAAATGAGATATTTGATGCCTTTCCTTGTGAACTTGTTTTCACAAAAAATGATCAACTTCAATTAGCATATGTGCAAGATCATAAAATAGATTTTAAAAAATGTGAAGATAAAAATATAATTGAACATTGCAAAAAATATAAAATTACAAAAGGTGAAATTGGGATTGGATACAAAGAGTTTGCTAATACAATATGTACTAATATAAAAAAATTTGAATTTGTAACTTTTGATTATGGAGATAATTATCCTAGAAATGATTTCTCAACTAGAATCTATGCAAAACATGAAGTATTTCCAATATTTGAAAAAAATCTAGAATTAAGTTCATTGTATGCAAATTCAGATATTACTTACGATGTAAACTTCAAATACTTAGAAGATATTTTTAAAGAATTGAATGTTGAACTAGTAGAATACAAAACCCAAATGACTGCACTTGTAGATTTTGGTATTATAGATTTATTAGAAATATTAAAAATAAACAGTGATGAAAATACTTACTTAAGAGAGTCTGCTAAAGTAAAAACTTTACTCGAACCAACTGGTATGGGTGACAGATTCAAAGCTTTAATAATAAGAAAATAG
- a CDS encoding DUF779 domain-containing protein, protein MDIRRVIATPEAQKVIEMLIEKNGELVFNQSGGCCDGTAPMCYEKADFYVPSRNVKLGEICGVEFFIDHEQFEYFRHSQIIVDVKEEKGAFGNSFSLEIDEGYQFLTRSRIFTDEEYEELKKIEG, encoded by the coding sequence ATGGATATTAGAAGAGTAATAGCAACTCCTGAAGCACAAAAAGTTATCGAAATGTTAATTGAAAAAAATGGGGAATTAGTATTTAATCAAAGCGGTGGTTGTTGTGATGGAACAGCTCCAATGTGTTATGAAAAAGCTGACTTTTATGTTCCAAGTAGAAATGTAAAACTTGGTGAAATTTGTGGGGTAGAGTTTTTTATTGACCATGAACAGTTTGAATATTTTAGACATTCTCAAATAATTGTTGATGTGAAAGAGGAAAAAGGTGCCTTTGGAAACTCTTTTTCATTAGAGATTGATGAGGGGTATCAGTTTCTAACACGGTCAAGAATTTTTACTGATGAAGAGTATGAAGAGTTAAAGAAAATAGAAGGTTAA
- a CDS encoding aldehyde dehydrogenase family protein — MYSKPEYKAQYENFIGGEWVAPKSGEYFDNISPVDGEVLTKIPRSNEEDVELAIQAAKTAFESFKHTSVVERSTMLFKVADAIEAKLETLAIAETLDNGKTIRETLAADVPLVVDHFRYFASVIRAESGTVSDLDENTISQEIYEPYGVVAQIIPWNFPLLMAAWKLAPALAAGNCVVMKPASATPMSILLMMEAIQEVLPAGTVNIINGSGGKIGKFLSTHPDVKKVGFTGETTTGQLIMQYATENIIPSTLELGGKSPNIFMPSIMDADDEFFDKAIEGLVLFAFNSGEVCTCPSRALIHEDIYEPFIARVLERVKAIKLGDPLDPANMMGAQCSSNQKEKIMEYIKIGKEEGAECLIGGDAYESEKYPNGFYIQPTLFKGHNKMRIFQEEIFGPVLAVTTFKTAEEALEIANDTIYGLGSGVWSRDAHELHYFSRGIEAGRVWVNCYHMYPSHASFGGYKKSGIGRETHMMMLNSYRHTKNILTSYSKNALGFF, encoded by the coding sequence ATGTATAGTAAACCAGAATATAAAGCTCAATATGAGAATTTTATCGGTGGAGAGTGGGTTGCTCCAAAAAGTGGTGAGTATTTTGATAATATTTCTCCAGTTGATGGTGAAGTACTTACAAAAATTCCAAGATCAAACGAAGAAGATGTTGAATTAGCAATTCAAGCTGCAAAAACTGCATTCGAATCATTCAAACATACTTCAGTTGTAGAAAGATCTACAATGTTATTTAAAGTTGCTGATGCTATTGAAGCTAAATTAGAAACTTTAGCTATTGCTGAAACTCTAGATAATGGTAAAACTATTAGAGAAACTTTAGCTGCTGACGTTCCTTTAGTTGTTGATCACTTTAGATATTTTGCATCAGTAATTAGAGCTGAGTCTGGTACTGTTTCAGATTTAGATGAAAATACAATTTCTCAAGAAATTTATGAGCCATATGGTGTTGTTGCTCAAATTATTCCATGGAACTTCCCATTATTAATGGCAGCTTGGAAATTAGCTCCTGCATTAGCAGCAGGTAACTGTGTTGTTATGAAACCAGCATCAGCTACTCCAATGTCAATTTTATTAATGATGGAAGCAATTCAAGAAGTATTACCAGCTGGTACAGTAAATATTATTAATGGTTCTGGTGGAAAAATTGGTAAATTCTTATCAACTCACCCAGATGTTAAAAAAGTAGGATTTACTGGTGAAACTACTACTGGTCAATTAATTATGCAATATGCAACTGAGAATATTATCCCTTCTACATTAGAGCTTGGTGGTAAATCTCCAAATATCTTCATGCCATCAATTATGGATGCAGATGATGAGTTCTTTGATAAAGCAATCGAAGGTTTAGTATTATTCGCATTTAACTCTGGTGAAGTTTGTACTTGTCCTTCAAGAGCATTAATCCACGAAGATATCTATGAGCCATTTATTGCAAGAGTACTTGAAAGAGTTAAAGCAATTAAACTTGGTGATCCTTTAGATCCTGCAAATATGATGGGTGCTCAATGTTCTTCTAACCAAAAAGAAAAAATTATGGAATATATTAAAATTGGTAAAGAAGAAGGAGCTGAGTGTTTAATCGGTGGTGATGCTTATGAGTCTGAAAAATATCCAAATGGATTTTATATTCAACCAACATTATTCAAAGGTCACAACAAAATGAGAATCTTCCAAGAAGAGATTTTTGGACCTGTATTAGCAGTGACTACATTTAAAACTGCAGAAGAAGCATTAGAAATTGCAAATGACACAATCTATGGATTAGGTTCAGGTGTATGGTCAAGAGATGCTCATGAGTTACATTATTTCTCAAGAGGAATCGAAGCTGGTAGAGTTTGGGTTAACTGTTACCACATGTATCCATCACATGCATCATTCGGTGGATATAAAAAATCTGGTATTGGTAGAGAAACTCACATGATGATGTTAAACTCTTACAGACATACTAAAAATATTTTAACTTCTTATAGCAAAAATGCTTTAGGATTCTTTTAA